A stretch of the Caldisericum sp. genome encodes the following:
- a CDS encoding tyrosine-type recombinase/integrase produces the protein RRMCDKAHIDKKLAHPHTLRHTRAIELLKAQVPVTIVQQILGHASLSTTAMYLRYSASETRRILKDRGVI, from the coding sequence TTAGAAGAATGTGTGATAAAGCACATATTGATAAGAAACTTGCACATCCTCATACGCTAAGGCATACAAGAGCAATAGAACTTCTAAAAGCACAGGTACCAGTTACAATAGTTCAACAGATATTAGGACATGCTTCTCTTTCAACTACTGCTATGTATTTGAGATACTCTGCTTCTGAAACAAGAAGGATATTGAAGGATAGAGGAGTGATATAG